A section of the Planktothrix sp. FACHB-1365 genome encodes:
- a CDS encoding serine/threonine-protein kinase codes for MSQCLNPDCLQPNSKTTIFCQKCGSKLLLTDRYRALKILGQGGFGRTFLAVDEHKPSQPYCVIKQFLPQAQGTNNQQKAEELFQQEAIQLEQLGKHQQIPELFAYFIQDHRQYLVQEYIEGQNLAQELAQSGAFSETKIVNLLGDLLPVLAFIHQKPLIHRDIKPENIIRRKSDNKFVLVDFGAAKAATRTALAVTGTVIGSAGYVAPEQALGKPTFASDLYSLGVTCIHLLTNKEPFDLFDVSEGDWVWRDYLTVKVNNTLGQVLDKLLQQGTKKRFQTAQEVLEALQLTEKPISPPTPQPDIELKSAKGVNYEQLEQFLKAGSWKEADEETANKMLEVAERTKEGWLRVEDIDKFPCEDLRTIDQLWVKYSNGRFGFSVQKRIYESLGGTLSYEEKAWEAFGDQVGWRVYGNWLYYDQLRFNLTVKDGHLPLWGYWGRVVAGCGGWLSGAALLSHRDL; via the coding sequence ATGAGTCAATGCCTTAACCCTGATTGCCTCCAACCCAACTCTAAAACCACAATTTTTTGTCAAAAGTGTGGCTCGAAATTGCTATTAACAGATCGATATCGAGCTTTAAAAATATTAGGACAAGGAGGATTTGGTCGAACGTTTCTAGCGGTTGATGAGCATAAACCGTCTCAACCGTATTGTGTAATTAAACAATTTTTACCCCAAGCCCAAGGCACGAATAATCAACAAAAAGCCGAGGAACTATTTCAACAGGAAGCGATACAATTAGAACAGTTAGGCAAACATCAACAAATTCCTGAATTATTCGCCTATTTTATCCAAGATCATCGTCAATATCTGGTTCAAGAATATATTGAAGGACAAAATTTAGCCCAAGAATTAGCTCAAAGTGGAGCATTTTCAGAAACTAAAATTGTTAATCTGTTAGGAGATTTATTACCTGTTTTAGCGTTTATTCACCAAAAGCCATTAATTCATCGAGATATTAAACCGGAAAATATTATTAGAAGAAAGAGCGATAATAAATTTGTTTTAGTGGATTTCGGAGCCGCAAAAGCAGCCACTAGAACGGCGTTAGCGGTGACAGGAACAGTGATTGGTTCTGCTGGATATGTTGCACCGGAACAAGCGTTAGGAAAACCGACTTTTGCCAGTGATTTATATAGTTTAGGAGTGACTTGTATTCATTTATTAACGAATAAGGAACCCTTTGATTTATTTGATGTTAGTGAAGGAGATTGGGTTTGGCGAGATTATTTAACGGTTAAAGTCAATAATACTTTGGGTCAAGTGTTAGATAAACTTTTACAGCAGGGAACCAAAAAACGTTTCCAAACTGCTCAAGAAGTATTAGAAGCATTACAATTAACCGAAAAACCAATATCACCACCAACACCCCAACCGGATATAGAATTAAAGTCAGCTAAAGGCGTTAATTATGAGCAATTAGAACAATTTTTGAAAGCGGGAAGTTGGAAAGAAGCTGACGAAGAAACGGCTAATAAAATGTTAGAAGTCGCCGAAAGAACAAAGGAAGGATGGTTAAGGGTTGAAGATATTGATAAATTTCCCTGTGAGGATTTACGAACTATTGACCAACTTTGGGTAAAATATAGCAATGGACGCTTCGGCTTTTCGGTACAGAAGCGCATCTATGAAAGTCTGGGAGGAACCCTGAGTTATGAGGAGAAAGCTTGGGAAGCGTTTGGTGATCAGGTGGGTTGGCGTGTGTATGGAAACTGGTTATATTACGATCAATTAAGATTTAATCTGACAGTAAAAGATGGCCACCTCCCTCTATGGGGATATTGGGGAAGGGTTGTTGCTGGTTGTGGGGGTTGGCTGAGTGGGGCTGCTCTTCTCTCGCATCGAGACTTGTAG
- a CDS encoding Uma2 family endonuclease yields MMVQTVTKTYSFDDYLNYRDDSDFKYELFNGKLIQMPPASGLHAEILRLIYDILKAEIQRLQLDWVVQPGTVGVRTGIRKSRIPDILVMTETQRQLLRTLPSAILEEPPLLVVEIVSPNNPEDDYRYKRSEYAALGIPEYWIIDSQESKISILTLVSGFYDIVEYRGEDIINSASFPELKLTAEQILNAL; encoded by the coding sequence ATGATGGTGCAAACCGTTACTAAAACCTATAGTTTTGACGATTATCTTAATTATAGAGATGATAGCGATTTTAAATATGAACTGTTTAATGGAAAATTAATTCAGATGCCTCCTGCTAGTGGTTTACACGCTGAGATTTTACGTTTAATTTATGATATTTTAAAAGCTGAAATTCAACGATTACAATTAGATTGGGTTGTACAACCTGGAACAGTTGGAGTCAGAACCGGAATCAGAAAATCCCGAATTCCTGATATTTTAGTCATGACAGAAACTCAGCGTCAACTGTTGAGGACATTACCTTCAGCTATTTTAGAAGAACCCCCTTTATTAGTGGTAGAAATTGTTAGTCCGAATAATCCCGAAGATGATTATCGTTATAAACGTTCAGAATATGCTGCATTAGGAATTCCTGAATATTGGATTATTGATTCGCAAGAATCGAAAATCTCGATTTTAACGTTAGTTTCGGGATTTTATGATATCGTAGAATATAGAGGAGAAGATATAATTAATTCTGCTAGTTTTCCCGAACTTAAATTAACAGCCGAACAAATTTTAAATGCTTTATAG
- the hdhA gene encoding 7-alpha-hydroxysteroid dehydrogenase: MTVLDAFKLDGQVAIVTGGGAGIGRGIAELFAQAGAAVVVSDLKEDTAAAVVKGIQDKGGKALAVACDVTNDQDLENLVNATLDAFGKITLLINNAGGGGPKPFDMPMDTFIWAYKLNVFSVFHLCQLCAPHMEATGGGAILNISSMSAENKNVNMASYSSSKAAVSHLTRNIAFDLGPKGIRVNAIAPGAIKTDALATVLTPEVEKVMLKHTPLARLGEPSDIAYAALFLCSPAASWVSGQVLTVSGGGVQELD, translated from the coding sequence ATGACCGTTTTGGACGCATTCAAGCTCGATGGCCAGGTCGCTATTGTCACCGGAGGCGGGGCTGGTATTGGCCGGGGCATTGCCGAATTGTTTGCCCAGGCTGGGGCTGCTGTGGTCGTTAGCGATTTGAAGGAAGACACTGCTGCTGCGGTCGTTAAGGGCATTCAGGACAAGGGAGGTAAAGCCCTTGCTGTAGCCTGCGATGTCACCAATGACCAGGATCTTGAAAATCTCGTCAACGCGACCTTGGATGCCTTTGGCAAAATCACCCTCTTGATCAACAACGCTGGGGGCGGTGGGCCAAAACCCTTTGATATGCCGATGGACACCTTTATTTGGGCCTACAAACTCAATGTGTTTTCAGTGTTTCATCTGTGCCAACTGTGTGCTCCCCATATGGAAGCCACAGGAGGGGGAGCCATTTTGAATATTTCCTCTATGTCCGCAGAGAATAAAAACGTCAATATGGCGTCTTATAGTTCCTCCAAGGCGGCGGTTAGCCACCTGACTCGGAATATTGCCTTTGATTTGGGGCCAAAGGGAATTCGGGTAAATGCGATCGCTCCAGGTGCAATTAAAACCGATGCCTTAGCGACGGTGCTGACCCCGGAAGTTGAAAAAGTCATGCTTAAGCATACCCCCCTAGCGCGACTGGGAGAACCCAGTGATATTGCTTATGCTGCCTTGTTCCTGTGTTCTCCAGCCGCCAGTTGGGTGAGTGGACAGGTGCTCACCGTCAGTGGGGGCGGTGTGCAGGAATTAGATTAA
- a CDS encoding serine/threonine-protein kinase has protein sequence MSYCINPQCQKPQNPTHALLCQSCGSQLRLKDRYRAIRILGQSQWNRTFLAVDEDKPSQPRCVIKQCLYPPSQPDARVEFRVYTRKLDPISQHPALPDLLASFEEKDCGYIVQDYISGRNLAEELEQEGVFQELQIWYILSEILPLLQFIHEKGMVHGDIKPENIIRRSVFIPPAKPFILVDFAGIYPQQNFPTTLQGSPEYAAPEQLQGEINAKTDLYSLGITCLHLLTQMSPFDLFDIKTNTWVWKDYLKRPISQRLTRILNQLIERNPSKRYPSAMAVMQDLKSGPIPVHLTKTVQRKWILTAWGGAALALFSLFMSSRLPSIVPQISSQPPEPIYQVPDIQIPVPQIQNFAPPILQNSETVRTLSKNTGPVWSVAVSPDGQFVVYGNTDGSINIIDANTGGLINTLLGHSQPVGTLAISNDGRTLVSGSGDQTILVWDLWSGRQKKMLYGHQGWVYAVAISPDGKTVASVSRDQTIRLWDIYTGRTLRTLNGYGTEVQSLAFSGDNQTLVSGGTNGIVDIWNWHTGELLRTFKAHSEAIWSVAVSPDGQRLATGSWDHAVKLWDLQQLESQYFNNTPEHILLGHQEKVQSVAFSPDGQTLASGDFGGGVKLWNVENGGLVGTFKGHQAWVNVVFNPQNHTLITGSFDDTLKVWPLFPQN, from the coding sequence ATGAGTTACTGCATCAACCCCCAATGTCAGAAGCCTCAAAACCCGACTCACGCCCTTTTGTGTCAGAGTTGTGGCTCACAATTGCGCCTCAAAGACCGCTATCGTGCTATCCGAATTTTAGGTCAAAGTCAATGGAACCGAACATTTTTAGCCGTTGATGAAGATAAACCGTCTCAACCTCGATGCGTGATTAAGCAATGTCTTTATCCCCCATCCCAACCGGATGCCCGTGTTGAGTTCCGTGTTTATACCCGAAAATTAGACCCCATTAGCCAACATCCCGCCCTCCCAGACCTGTTAGCGTCCTTTGAAGAAAAAGATTGTGGTTATATTGTACAGGACTATATTTCAGGGCGAAATTTAGCTGAAGAACTTGAACAAGAAGGCGTGTTTCAGGAATTGCAAATTTGGTATATCCTGAGTGAAATTCTGCCCTTGCTTCAATTCATTCATGAAAAGGGAATGGTACATGGGGATATTAAACCTGAAAATATTATCCGTCGTTCAGTTTTTATTCCTCCTGCAAAACCGTTTATTTTAGTTGATTTTGCTGGAATTTATCCGCAACAAAATTTCCCAACAACCCTTCAAGGTTCCCCAGAATATGCGGCACCGGAACAACTGCAAGGGGAAATTAATGCTAAAACGGATCTCTATAGTTTAGGGATAACTTGTCTACATCTGTTAACCCAGATGTCTCCGTTTGATTTATTTGACATTAAAACAAATACTTGGGTTTGGAAAGATTATCTCAAAAGACCTATTAGTCAGCGTTTAACCCGAATTTTAAATCAATTAATTGAACGCAACCCCAGCAAAAGGTATCCTTCAGCGATGGCGGTAATGCAGGATTTAAAATCAGGGCCCATTCCGGTTCACTTAACAAAAACTGTCCAACGTAAATGGATTTTAACGGCTTGGGGAGGTGCAGCTTTAGCGTTATTTTCTTTATTCATGAGTTCTCGCCTACCGTCTATTGTCCCTCAAATTTCTTCCCAACCTCCAGAACCCATTTATCAAGTTCCTGATATCCAAATTCCTGTACCCCAAATTCAGAATTTTGCCCCCCCCATTCTTCAAAACTCTGAAACTGTCCGAACTTTATCCAAAAATACGGGCCCAGTGTGGTCGGTGGCGGTGAGTCCCGATGGTCAATTTGTAGTTTATGGCAATACCGATGGGTCAATTAATATTATTGATGCCAATACCGGAGGATTAATAAACACCTTATTGGGACATTCTCAACCTGTGGGAACTTTAGCCATTAGTAACGATGGTCGGACGTTAGTAAGTGGAAGCGGTGACCAAACTATTTTAGTCTGGGATTTGTGGAGTGGTCGTCAGAAAAAAATGCTCTACGGTCATCAAGGATGGGTTTATGCGGTGGCCATTAGTCCCGATGGGAAAACGGTGGCGAGTGTCAGTCGTGACCAAACCATTCGTCTGTGGGATATTTACACCGGACGAACGTTAAGGACGTTAAACGGATATGGAACTGAGGTACAATCTCTCGCTTTTAGTGGGGATAATCAAACCTTAGTAAGTGGAGGAACTAACGGAATTGTTGATATTTGGAATTGGCATACCGGAGAATTATTAAGAACGTTTAAAGCTCATTCTGAGGCGATTTGGTCGGTGGCGGTAAGTCCCGATGGTCAAAGGTTAGCTACAGGAAGTTGGGATCATGCCGTTAAATTGTGGGATTTACAACAATTAGAATCCCAATATTTTAATAATACTCCAGAACACATTCTTCTCGGTCATCAAGAAAAGGTTCAATCCGTAGCGTTTAGTCCCGATGGTCAAACCTTAGCCAGTGGTGATTTTGGGGGAGGGGTTAAACTTTGGAACGTGGAAAATGGAGGACTTGTCGGAACCTTTAAAGGACATCAAGCTTGGGTAAATGTGGTATTTAACCCCCAAAATCATACGTTAATTACGGGGAGTTTTGATGATACGTTAAAGGTTTGGCCGTTATTCCCGCAAAACTGA
- a CDS encoding permease: MVPASHHVYDFIQKNALISGVINGVINGVIGWFMFRAKEALPLTVDTISAHEKTVFSTGVMTAFMLSLILGTIAFFTFSKKAKTFPLPFPELLDRPFFFFGVRTVLFYSLFAFGTAALVALFLQKFLGTILVTPLIGAILLGIIAGIGSWFINAAVMKAMLRPE, from the coding sequence ATGGTTCCCGCCTCCCATCACGTCTATGATTTCATTCAAAAGAATGCCTTGATCAGTGGTGTGATCAATGGTGTCATCAACGGTGTGATTGGCTGGTTTATGTTTCGCGCAAAAGAGGCTCTACCCCTTACCGTTGATACCATATCAGCCCATGAAAAAACAGTTTTCTCAACGGGGGTGATGACGGCGTTTATGCTGTCGCTGATCTTGGGGACAATCGCCTTTTTTACCTTCAGCAAAAAAGCCAAAACTTTCCCCTTGCCATTTCCAGAGCTTTTGGATCGGCCTTTTTTCTTTTTTGGGGTGAGAACAGTTCTGTTTTATTCTCTGTTTGCCTTTGGTACAGCGGCATTGGTTGCCCTATTTTTGCAAAAGTTTTTAGGAACAATTCTGGTAACGCCTTTGATCGGTGCAATTCTTTTAGGGATAATCGCTGGGATAGGGTCCTGGTTTATTAATGCGGCGGTCATGAAAGCGATGTTGCGACCTGAGTAA
- a CDS encoding SDR family oxidoreductase, whose translation MSNFDAFADFRMDGHVAIVTGGAQNIGEAIAKTFSGAGAKVMIADLNGEKAQATAAALQAETGNEVLGIGCNVTLEEDIQQCVAQTVEAFGGISTLVNNVGWGKSYDDPLDVPLEEMIESYKLNTLSAMRMTAACRPYLLEAENATITNSGSLVGVLPAFDFIAYSAAKAALNHLMLGLAHYFAKQVRVNTVLIGTVITEGYAAAGLDEKAQYALAHPDNLTGRAGKPQDIANAFLWLASPAGSWVSGQTLQVSGGGKRVRLKPE comes from the coding sequence ATGAGCAACTTTGATGCCTTTGCTGACTTTCGGATGGATGGTCATGTGGCCATCGTTACGGGCGGCGCCCAAAATATCGGGGAAGCCATTGCTAAAACCTTTTCAGGCGCAGGAGCCAAGGTGATGATTGCTGACCTCAATGGGGAGAAGGCCCAAGCAACGGCGGCAGCGCTCCAGGCGGAAACGGGTAATGAAGTGTTAGGGATAGGCTGTAACGTCACCCTTGAGGAAGATATTCAACAATGTGTCGCTCAAACTGTTGAAGCCTTTGGCGGTATTTCAACTTTAGTTAATAACGTTGGCTGGGGCAAATCCTACGATGACCCCCTGGATGTTCCTTTGGAAGAGATGATCGAGAGTTATAAGCTCAATACCCTATCGGCTATGCGAATGACGGCTGCTTGTCGTCCCTATTTACTCGAAGCTGAAAATGCTACCATTACTAACTCCGGTTCTCTGGTAGGGGTGTTACCTGCTTTTGACTTTATCGCCTACTCCGCCGCCAAGGCAGCCCTCAACCATCTGATGCTGGGTCTAGCTCACTATTTTGCCAAGCAAGTTCGCGTCAATACCGTGTTGATTGGTACGGTGATTACCGAGGGCTATGCCGCAGCAGGTTTGGATGAAAAAGCCCAGTATGCCTTAGCCCACCCTGACAATTTGACCGGACGTGCTGGAAAACCCCAGGATATTGCTAACGCCTTCCTCTGGCTGGCATCTCCGGCTGGGTCTTGGGTCAGTGGTCAAACCTTACAAGTTTCTGGTGGGGGCAAACGTGTGCGCCTCAAACCCGAATAA
- a CDS encoding DUF6972 family protein, with translation MSGISREIFLDPKHIPKHLPNTPQSQRLLLRGRAIHVFNDEDTMLQVAQAIIERGEYTGSVRNYERYGLFFTEAIGYRISPDGSRTPLFYGEVKIDANSRYHAIPRTRPSER, from the coding sequence ATGAGCGGAATTAGCCGTGAGATTTTTCTAGATCCTAAACATATTCCTAAACATCTACCAAACACCCCTCAATCACAGAGATTACTGCTACGAGGGCGAGCCATTCATGTTTTCAATGATGAAGATACGATGCTACAAGTTGCTCAAGCTATTATAGAAAGAGGAGAATACACGGGCAGCGTTCGGAATTACGAGCGCTATGGGCTATTTTTTACTGAAGCAATCGGTTATCGGATCAGTCCAGACGGTTCAAGAACTCCTTTGTTCTACGGTGAGGTAAAAATTGATGCAAACAGCCGATACCACGCAATTCCTCGCACCCGACCTAGTGAAAGATGA
- a CDS encoding response regulator, with amino-acid sequence MRILLVSPDPTLCRVIHQVLSRHSFIVDIATDGEEAWELLQAFMYDGVLLEAVLPDMDGVTLCCRLREVGNPVLILLMLEPADANTCVQGLDSGADACLVKPIQLPELLAQLRALARRGLRRASPLLTWGPLSLNPTAQQITCHSQVLKVNRKEYQILKLFLTYPRQMFSRSEIGDRLWTLDDELPSDATLKSHIRSIRRKLEQAGLQDFIQTHYGLGYCLDPVYNKKTKLLNRDPYLLEGMVDSITANIWQELMAANARLHEEIEQRKHIEAQLRRSEMMLRNAQRVAQVGCWEFDVITREIYWTEELFLIHGLDPNQPAPSAEEILALIHPDDRQLHQEAIQYRALRREAFEANLRIIRANDGEIRYINARGGPVFDHSGQIIKLTGTTSDVTQWLR; translated from the coding sequence ATGAGAATTCTGCTGGTTTCCCCCGACCCAACATTGTGTAGGGTCATACATCAGGTTTTATCACGCCATAGCTTCATCGTTGATATTGCAACCGATGGCGAGGAAGCCTGGGAATTGCTTCAGGCGTTCATGTACGATGGGGTTTTGCTGGAGGCGGTATTGCCTGATATGGATGGAGTGACTTTGTGTTGTCGCTTGCGCGAGGTTGGCAACCCCGTCCTGATTTTGCTGATGCTGGAGCCTGCTGATGCCAACACTTGTGTCCAGGGCTTAGATAGTGGGGCGGATGCCTGTTTAGTGAAACCGATTCAGCTTCCTGAACTCCTGGCTCAACTGCGTGCTTTGGCGCGGCGGGGCCTTCGTCGGGCCAGCCCTCTGCTCACCTGGGGGCCATTGTCTCTCAATCCTACCGCCCAACAAATCACCTGTCACAGTCAAGTTTTAAAGGTCAACCGCAAGGAATACCAAATTCTGAAGCTATTCCTCACTTATCCCCGACAAATGTTTTCTCGCAGCGAGATAGGCGATCGCCTGTGGACATTGGACGATGAGTTACCCAGCGATGCCACCCTCAAGAGCCATATCCGCAGTATTCGCCGCAAGCTTGAACAGGCGGGTCTTCAAGATTTTATTCAAACTCACTATGGTCTGGGGTACTGTCTCGATCCGGTTTATAACAAGAAAACCAAGTTGCTTAACCGAGATCCTTATCTCCTAGAAGGGATGGTTGATTCAATTACCGCCAATATCTGGCAAGAATTGATGGCGGCGAATGCCCGTCTACACGAGGAAATTGAGCAGCGCAAACACATTGAAGCCCAACTACGACGATCAGAAATGATGTTGCGAAATGCCCAACGAGTGGCTCAAGTCGGGTGTTGGGAGTTCGATGTCATAACTCGCGAAATTTATTGGACGGAGGAGCTTTTTCTGATTCATGGTCTTGACCCGAATCAGCCTGCTCCTTCTGCTGAAGAAATTTTAGCTTTAATTCACCCTGATGATCGCCAACTTCATCAGGAAGCCATTCAGTATCGGGCACTCAGAAGGGAGGCGTTTGAAGCCAACTTACGCATCATTCGCGCTAATGATGGAGAAATTCGCTACATCAACGCCCGAGGCGGCCCTGTTTTTGATCATTCTGGCCAGATCATTAAGTTAACAGGAACGACCTCCGATGTTACCCAATGGCTCCGATAA
- a CDS encoding UPF0175 family protein has protein sequence MSKLILEIPEDLAETLNLPPSERLSRVKRELAIRLYQKGILSFGKARQLAELSKWEFHELLSQENIERSYDLEELETDLYNLEKLQ, from the coding sequence ATGAGCAAACTGATCTTAGAAATCCCTGAAGATTTAGCAGAAACTTTAAATTTGCCACCATCGGAAAGACTTTCAAGAGTTAAAAGAGAACTAGCGATCAGACTTTATCAGAAAGGAATTTTATCTTTCGGTAAAGCACGACAATTAGCCGAATTAAGTAAATGGGAATTTCATGAGTTACTAAGTCAAGAAAACATTGAACGCAGTTATGATTTAGAAGAATTAGAAACTGATTTATATAATTTAGAGAAATTGCAATGA
- a CDS encoding CAP domain-containing protein, translating into MFKISFMGIALLLGGCTFLAEINSIGKPLPQVTPIVTPNNSNLAQLELSVHQQVNNYRASKNLPPLKLDPQISEQCRIHSQLMANGQVPFGHSGSKARFQKIRQFVRWQEIAENVAFNSGYVDPGKQAVKGWIESPGHQRNMVGNYELTGVGIVRNAKGEYYFTQIFVRKAWL; encoded by the coding sequence ATGTTTAAAATATCGTTCATGGGAATAGCCTTATTATTGGGAGGGTGTACATTTTTAGCAGAAATTAATTCAATTGGAAAGCCCCTACCGCAAGTCACACCCATTGTTACCCCTAATAATTCTAATCTGGCGCAATTGGAATTATCCGTACATCAACAAGTTAATAATTATCGGGCTTCTAAAAATTTACCGCCTTTAAAACTAGACCCGCAAATTAGTGAACAATGTCGCATTCATAGTCAGTTAATGGCAAATGGTCAAGTTCCCTTTGGTCATAGCGGTTCAAAAGCTCGATTTCAAAAAATTCGTCAATTTGTCCGTTGGCAAGAAATTGCCGAAAATGTTGCCTTTAATTCCGGTTATGTTGACCCTGGAAAACAAGCTGTAAAAGGATGGATAGAAAGTCCAGGTCATCAACGCAATATGGTAGGAAATTATGAGTTAACCGGAGTTGGGATTGTCAGAAATGCTAAAGGAGAGTATTATTTTACTCAGATTTTTGTAAGAAAAGCATGGCTTTAA
- the trpB gene encoding tryptophan synthase subunit beta, translating into MTTTPLPPNPQLTATQRPDPLGRFGQFGGKYVPETLMPALAELETAYHHYRQDPEFQTELQSLLKDYVGRPSPLYFAERLTQYYAKPDGTGPQIYLKREDLNHTGAHKINNALAQALLAKKMGKQRIIAETGAGQHGVATATVCARYGLDCVIYMGIHDMERQALNVFRMRLLGAEVRPVEAGTGTLKDATSEAIRDWVTNVETTHYILGSVAGPHPYPMIVRDFHNVIGIETRNQCLEKWGGLPDILLACVGGGSNAMGLFNEFVNESSVRLIGVEAAGSGVETGKHAATLTHGQVGVLHGAMSYLLQDDDGQVMEAHSISAGLDYPGVGPEHSYLKDLGRAEYYSVTDQQALDAFQRLSRLEGIIPALETAHAIAYLEMLCPQLEGSPRIILNCSGRGDKDVQTVQKFLNHPNS; encoded by the coding sequence GTGACTACCACTCCCTTACCTCCCAACCCCCAACTCACCGCAACACAACGCCCTGACCCCCTCGGACGCTTCGGACAATTTGGCGGCAAATACGTTCCAGAGACCTTAATGCCTGCCTTAGCTGAACTGGAAACAGCCTATCACCATTATCGTCAAGATCCTGAATTTCAAACGGAACTCCAAAGCCTGCTTAAAGACTATGTGGGACGACCTAGCCCTCTGTATTTCGCCGAACGCCTTACCCAATATTATGCGAAACCCGACGGTACAGGCCCGCAAATTTATCTGAAACGGGAAGACCTCAACCATACGGGGGCTCATAAAATTAATAATGCCCTCGCCCAAGCGTTGTTAGCGAAGAAAATGGGTAAACAACGCATTATTGCAGAAACCGGGGCGGGTCAACATGGGGTAGCGACGGCGACGGTTTGCGCCCGTTATGGCCTAGACTGTGTGATTTATATGGGCATTCACGACATGGAACGTCAAGCCCTGAATGTGTTTAGAATGCGGTTGTTAGGGGCGGAAGTTCGACCTGTGGAAGCGGGAACAGGAACCTTAAAAGATGCGACGTCTGAAGCCATCCGCGACTGGGTAACGAACGTGGAAACGACCCATTATATTCTCGGTTCCGTTGCTGGCCCCCATCCCTATCCGATGATTGTACGGGATTTTCATAATGTAATTGGCATCGAAACCCGCAACCAATGTTTAGAAAAATGGGGCGGTTTACCGGATATTTTATTAGCTTGTGTCGGTGGTGGTTCTAACGCGATGGGGCTATTTAATGAGTTTGTGAATGAATCTTCTGTGCGTCTAATTGGGGTAGAAGCCGCAGGTTCGGGGGTAGAAACCGGAAAACACGCTGCTACTTTAACTCATGGTCAAGTGGGAGTTTTACACGGGGCGATGAGTTATCTGTTACAAGATGATGATGGTCAAGTGATGGAGGCCCATTCTATTAGTGCGGGGTTAGATTATCCGGGTGTGGGGCCAGAACACAGTTATTTAAAAGATTTGGGTCGGGCAGAATATTATAGTGTGACTGACCAACAAGCGTTAGATGCGTTTCAACGGTTATCGCGTTTAGAAGGAATTATTCCAGCCTTGGAAACGGCCCATGCGATCGCTTATTTAGAAATGCTTTGTCCGCAATTAGAAGGTAGTCCTCGAATTATTTTAAATTGTTCAGGACGGGGAGATAAGGATGTACAAACGGTGCAAAAATTCTTGAATCATCCTAACAGTTAA
- a CDS encoding DUF3368 domain-containing protein — protein MKAVSNSSVLIALSSIGQLELLNQRFSDGVFIPQAVWKEVVETGSGRPGANQVANASWLTICPVNNLNLVSLLRLELDEGESEAIALSLEQPNSAILLDEKNARGVAKRMNLSPLGTVGILIWAKQNRLISTLKEQLDALQTVGKFRLSYSVYQEALKNVGEL, from the coding sequence ATGAAAGCAGTTAGTAATTCATCAGTTTTAATTGCTCTGAGTAGTATTGGACAATTAGAACTCCTTAATCAACGATTTTCCGATGGTGTATTTATTCCCCAAGCTGTTTGGAAAGAAGTTGTAGAAACCGGATCAGGAAGACCTGGAGCTAACCAAGTTGCAAATGCTTCATGGTTAACAATTTGTCCGGTTAATAATCTTAATTTAGTTTCTTTACTCAGGTTAGAATTAGATGAAGGAGAATCAGAAGCGATCGCCCTATCTTTAGAACAACCAAATTCAGCGATTTTACTCGATGAAAAAAATGCTAGGGGCGTTGCTAAACGGATGAATTTATCTCCATTAGGAACAGTCGGTATTTTAATTTGGGCGAAACAAAATAGATTAATTTCTACTCTTAAAGAACAACTTGATGCTTTGCAAACAGTGGGAAAATTTCGCCTGAGTTATTCAGTATATCAAGAAGCTCTTAAAAATGTTGGCGAACTGTAA